The DNA window CTCGGGGGTTGCGATGGGCATCATTCAGTGCTGGAAGGTGCTCCTGGAGCCCCACCATTTCAGAACACTCCTTGGAGCTGCTACAGCTGAGGAATAGAAGTGTGCATCAGATATCAAATGGCAAGGAAAATGATCTCTGTAAATTGCTACTGGTCTTCAACAGTAACATCTGTTGTTCTAATACTGTATTTTAGCCAAATTTAGATTTTCAAATGTGCCGATACACAGTCAAAAGAGGGCTGTCAGTCCTACAGTATTCTTTGACTAAAAAGAGTCATGTGGCAAAACCTGTACAGGAGCAGTAGCTTCCAACTGAATTCCCGTTCAGTCAACTTTTAGTCCTTAAAATGAAGGACTCTGTACGTTTACACACACAGAGTTGCAGTTTTGCttataaaatagattttaaaagtgtaaaGCAACAAAGAGACATTTTGGAACTATAAAAAGTGTCATTATGAAAAGTGGAAATTACATTCTGCTTTACAAATCAACTGAAATGGGGTTTGAACAAGGCCTGAAACCAAAAACAGTTTCTGGAGTGATAGTGTGTTATCATTCATCTTCACTACACTGGAAATACTTCAGTGGTGTATTTTTGACCTCATTACTACAAGACTATATGCAGTCAAGAATCCATTTCCTTCAACTGGTTACTTCAGCACAGAAAATTCAACAGTCAGTAAATCAGGTAGAGAGAAACACATTTGGTTCCCAAATTTCTAATTCACTAAAGTCAAAATTACTTCTAAAGCTAAAATTCTCAGAAGGGTGGTTTTTCCTGCGTTGATCTTACACTGAAGTCATTGTAAGTTTTTCCATCAGCTTCAGGAAGCTTTAGCTCCCAGAACAATATAGATTTGAGTAAGCCAAACATTTGCTATTCAGATTCCAACCTCTGACTTGCACAACATGAATAAAATCTTCCTGCTTTTAACAAAACATATCTGTTGCCATATTTTGCTGATAGTAAAAGGGGAATATATAAGGGAAGCTTTAATTTGCCTCGAGTAAGACAAACTAAGGTAAAAGTGCATGTCTAAATATAGGAAAAGTAACAGTTCTTCACTTTTTTGAAACATTACAAATTCCTGTGTAGCACATTAAGagcttttattaattttgctAAGATGTTTTATTTAGGTTTAAATTAAAGTGCCTGTTCATTAGCCTAGGTGCTTCTAAAGTAAGATGTACAGCATAAAATAAAACCCCAGCATGTGCAATGGACTTCATGTACATCTTTAGTTACCATTTGCCACCTACAATTATTAATCACGATGACTTCAAATGTAGTCAGCTGGTATTTCTTCACCTACCACATGAACAGTTCAGAAAACCCAGAAGCCTTTCCCCTTATTTCTAGCACACCAAAACGACAACAGATGTGGGGGAAGGGACAGACAGACTGACTTCCAAGTTAGCTGAAGTTTACAGTAAACTAGATTATACAACTTTCAAACATACAGGCAACCTATCAGTTGTAGCTTGGCCCGAGATAAAACTgagcaaatgtttttttaatttgtaaaccTCTTGTTTGTTTCTAGTAGAACTTCTATCGGCAAGACAGAAGTCCAATTGTGCAAATTTTAAATAGCTGTACAAATTAGTTTAAGGCAGTTAAAAATCTCACAGAATATATATTAGTTCTACAAGCTCTTTATTATGACTgttaaaaattaccttttaaaaagaaTGACACGTAAAATTTTGGTAAGTGTAGTTTAAGGTGTCATATTTAATTCTTCTCTTGTGTAATTAGTGAACGACAAGCTTTTAACTCTCTTTTCCTACCAGAGTTTCATTCACAATAACCTGTTATCTTCTAGTTTTGTGACAAGTTTTAAAACTAACAGTTAAATTAGTGTTTGAGCCCTGGCATGAAGAGTTTAGACTATACTACGCAAAAACTTATTAGTAACCTTCAGATTACAGGAAGTTTTACATCAAACTTAATTTGTATGCGAAAgttgcttctgtttgtttttccagtttggaGCAGCTAAGTTTTTAAGCATAAATATGCCTCAAAAGTAACCATGTGTCACTGAATTAACCTTTTGTATTTTAGGATTAATATATTTGGTCTTGCCTAGTAAATAGTCTGATAATTGCATCCTATATTTCAGGACACATGCTCTGCTTCTGTATTTGTAGAATGTTTATTGGGATTACGTGCAAGCAACATAAATTTAGCAACCAAAGCATGTAAATGCATTCCAATTCTTATAGCACTCTCAGCTTTTTTGAAAGGctacatataaaataataatcacaTCTTATACAAAATTTCCCTGGCAAGTTTTACAACAACATAGAAATAAATTTGCCTCCTTTGTCAAATTGATTAATGTGAAGATTCCTTATGGGAATGTGCAAGCTTTCCTTCAGCAAgtatgaaaaatatattgtaatATGTTAAAAAACTAAATGAAAGCATGTTCTCAGTCAATGTTGACTATGTTGGCCTCTTGCAAAATGGCAAGCAAAGTCATACTTATTTTTACACTTACACCCACATATGTTGCACTGGAAAGGATTTTCAAATCCATGACATCCCATGTGAATAGTATAAAGGATATTGTCCGCAAAGTACATGTCACAGTGTTGGCAGTGATGCAGAAGCTGAGGGTCCTGAACTGGAAGGGTTGGAGCTGGAGTACTCGGTTGACTGTTACTTATGCTGGGAGTACTGGTGTGGGCACTGCGCTCACTGCTGGGACCTGCCACGGGACTATAGTTCCTTTGATTGTGTGTAGGCCGAGGATCCGGGCTGGTCGGAGATGAATTTTGAGGAATATTTGCTGACACAGCTGAAActacagcaggagcagcaggctgctgtATCATGAAAGGCTTTTCGTCTTGACAGGAAACAACATCAGGAGAGGCTGGATTTTGGTTTTCAGGTGGCAAGCTAGATAACTGTCCGGCTAACGTAGAGAGCTGGTTTAAAGGATTATCTACCATGAGGTCTTGTGGATCTCTCGGCAACCCACTGCTCTGGGCTGATTTTGTCATACTCTCATAGGCTTCAGTCTGGATATTTGGGATTTCATGAGTGAAATCATTAAGGTAGTCTGGTTTCTGCACCACCATGGAAGGCGGACTCAAATTAATTAATGCTCTTCTGCTGTACCCCAAATTGctggtctttttctgcaaaacccCCCACATTTTCTTGCTGCTTAGGGAAGACCTTGTACCCTTGACAGGCACCATTTTATGTTTGCGCCTGCGGTGATGAGATAAATTGCTTCTGTCACTGCAGCGAAAGGAACACAATTCACATTTGTATGGTTTTTCACCAGTATGCGATCGCATGTGAGCTTCCAGGTGACGTTCATAAGCTGATGCAAAGGGACACAGATGGCATCTGTGTGGCTTCTCACCTGGAAAATTAAAAGAGATTATACTATAGCATCTCCAAGTGCTTGAAAAAGGCTTTTCAAGAAACAGAAAGTAGCTGACTGGGAGCTGCTCATCAAACAGTTCAGCTTCAGAGTCACTGCTAGTCTCGAGTTTAGAGGGATACGTGGTGGAAGAGTGGAGTAGATTAAGACATCTCTGCCTCACCCAAGTGACAGCAAACATAAGTAAAAGATGTGACCAGAATTAGCCTAACAAATAACCTGACTAGGAATTGCAGCAGTGATGCCAAGGACTGAATGCCATGATGTCTGTGTGGTGCTCTTAACTGGATCCAAACTCTCCCTTGCCTACAAAGCACATAAGTAGTTGGCTATAGGAATGTCTGTACCACCAAAGTGTTGTCATTCTTAGGAACTGTGTTTAAACATTGATGGAGGGTATCCTTTTGATATCTTCCAAACATTCCTATTCTCTAAATAACCCGTGCATCCACTCaagaactgaattttgaaaaaggATCCTGTGGCTAAAGAGTTATGAAAGAACACAAAAGGCAGCTAATCCCTGCACAGCCATGTGCTCTCTCAGACATGAGAGTCAAGTATTCTCCTTTCTGACAGGTAGGACTTTGCTCTTCTATTAAATGATACTCACATTAACACTTTTAAAAGTACTTAGAAAACTTGCAAACATAATTACAGGCCAACGCATTTGTAACACAGTACTTTGGGacttttgattttcctttcataGGCTGATCTTCTAGGAGTTTTTAGATCCAGGTCTGCAACGTTAGAAAAGTCCTAAAGGATTTGATGCACATTCAGGCGCTGAAATGAAACATCATCTTATCTTCCTATCTAGAATGTCAGATCAATTTCTAAATCACTGGTGTGCAACTGATTCTCTTGCCACACAGCCGACaaactccaaacaaacaaacaaacaaaaaaagcgAGTGGACTACTCCTCTTCAGcctttatggggttttttggaagCATTTTCTACCATTTTAAATACAAGGCAATACATCTGGTTTGTGGCTTTCAAAATCCATCTAGAACAACTGTAGAAGCCAGAGATCTGCAGGCAGCGAGGGCCACTATGACACAGCGAGCACTCTACAGGCCCCGTAAGATGGGACTGATACAGAAAACCCTTCCCATGCTGAGCATCCCACAGTTTGGAATCACAACCTAAGcacactgaagatttttttttttccctacatcaCTGACTCTTCAAGAAGAGAGCAAGCAATTTTTGTGCTACCTTTAAGCACCTTATTTGCACCAACCGAAAATACGATTTCTCCATAAGCTTATAAATATATTCAGATAGGTggatgtatatacatatacagacacacacatgcgTAAAGAGCTGGAGATCTGGTACAAACAACGATGTAAGACTGACAAACTCTGTGGGTTCACAAAGAGCTTGTCAATCTGAATGGTCTTCATTCTAAACTGGTTACACAGAGATAAATATTCACATACCATGTTGCACGCCCTTAATACAACACAGCTGGTGAGCTACTAATTATACTGCTGTCAGACTCAGCATGAAATTAATTCTGCAGTTAAGTTGCACTTAATAATGGTTGCGTGATCCTGCCTGGGCCACAATTACTTTGGCAGACACCTTGCTGCACTCATGTTATCCCAGATGCATTATCTGTTTCCTTGCAGTGCTCTGAGGCTACTAGCCAGCTATCACTTCCTGATTTTAATGCTGATTCAGTCACTCTGAGCCTTCATAGTCCATGCAATCCATCTCTTGGCCCTTTGCCACGCCTCCCCACTATGCTTCTAAGCAAAACTACACTCAGGGCTTGGATTTCCTTGCCCTTAAGTGaggggggtgggaaaaaaaaagcaaccaagaaaaccaaaccaaaaacaccCTTTCTTGTTCTGGAGTGCCCTGTCTCTGTACAAAGACACAAAGTGGGGCTTTCTGAAGAGCCATTAAGGTAATGGCCAAATGGGGTTGCCATCAGCACACCATGCAGtgctgtattaaaattaaggatATGAAACGTATTGCAAGAAGGCAGAGGGGAAACTATACAGAGAAACAAGGCGGCCTCTGGCAGCCCGAGACTGTTGTCCATATTATAGGGTATAGGGAAATGGATTGGTATAGGGAAATGAACTGTTATCATTGTACAGTTACTGGCATTTCATTGGGCATCAGAGATGTTTGAACCAGTAATTTGGCTATAAAGTGTTGACTGGGTGAAGGTGTGTTCAAACTGCTGAAGCTCTTTGACAGACAGTAGGCAGACACCCCCTGTATCCCCCTCTCACGGCTAGTTTGCTTTCTGGAACAGAAATAATTCAGACTGCATGATTCTGAAGTAGAGTGATGCGTGCCTTCAATTTGGCTACCTTATTCTAGCACCTTTGTGCAAGTTTCTTTGATGAAATGAGTCATGCATATACCCTCTGA is part of the Strix uralensis isolate ZFMK-TIS-50842 chromosome 7, bStrUra1, whole genome shotgun sequence genome and encodes:
- the IKZF5 gene encoding zinc finger protein Pegasus isoform X1, translating into MGEKKPEPLDFVKDFQEYLTQQTHHVNMISGSVSGDKEAETLQGAGTEGDQNGLDHPSVEVSLDENSGMLVDGFERTFDGKLKCRYCNYASKGTARLIEHIRIHTGEKPHRCHLCPFASAYERHLEAHMRSHTGEKPYKCELCSFRCSDRSNLSHHRRRKHKMVPVKGTRSSLSSKKMWGVLQKKTSNLGYSRRALINLSPPSMVVQKPDYLNDFTHEIPNIQTEAYESMTKSAQSSGLPRDPQDLMVDNPLNQLSTLAGQLSSLPPENQNPASPDVVSCQDEKPFMIQQPAAPAVVSAVSANIPQNSSPTSPDPRPTHNQRNYSPVAGPSSERSAHTSTPSISNSQPSTPAPTLPVQDPQLLHHCQHCDMYFADNILYTIHMGCHGFENPFQCNICGCKCKNKYDFACHFARGQHSQH
- the IKZF5 gene encoding zinc finger protein Pegasus isoform X2, which encodes MGEKKPEPLDFVKDFQEYLTQQTHHVNMISGSVSGDKEAETLQGAGTEGDQNGLDHPSVEVSLDENSGMLVDGFERTFDGKLKCRYCNYASKGTARLIEHIRIHTGEKPHRCHLCPFASAYERHLEAHMRSHTGEKPYKCELCSFRCSDRSNLSHHRRRKHKMVPVKGTRSSLSSKKMWGVLQKKTSNLGYSRRALINLSPPSMVVQKPDYLNDFTHEIPNIQTEAYESMTKSAQSSGLPRDPQDLMVDNPLNQLSTLAGQLSSLPPENQNPASPDVVSCQDEKPFMIQQPAAPAVVSAVSANIPQNSSPTSPDPRPTHNQRNYSPVAGPSSERSAHTSTPSISNSQPSTPAPTLPVQDPQLLHHCQHCDMYFADNILYTIHMGCHGFENPFQCNICGSVAAPRSVLKWWGSRSTFQH